In a genomic window of Gossypium arboreum isolate Shixiya-1 chromosome 9, ASM2569848v2, whole genome shotgun sequence:
- the LOC108461538 gene encoding pre-mRNA cleavage factor Im 25 kDa subunit 2-like produces MVSSPVVNTYPLSSYTFGTKEPKMEKDTSVADRLARMKVNYMKEGMRTSVEAILLVQEHNHPHILLLQIGNTFCKLPGGRLKPGENEIEGLKRKLTSKLGANSPALVPDWQIGESVAIWWRPNFETMMYPYCPPHITKPKECKKLFLVHLSEKEYFAVPKNLKLLAVPLFELYDNVQRYGPVISTIPQQLSRFQFNMISI; encoded by the exons ATGGTATCGTCACCTGTCGTGAACACGTATCCTCTGTCCAGCTACACCTTCGGCACCAAAGAGCCGAAGATGGAGAAGGACACGTCCGTTGCCGATCGCCTTGCTCGCATGAAAGTCAA TTATATGAAAGAGGGCATGAGAACAAGTGTTGAAGCGATTTTACTG GTCCAAGAACATAATCATCCTCACATTCTTCTTCTGCAAATTGGGAACACATTCTGCAAACTTCCTGGTGGACGCCTGAAGCCTGGAGAAAATG AGATTGAGGGTCTGAAGAGGAAGCTGACCAGCAAGCTTGGAGCTAATTCACCTGCTCTTGTGCCAGACTGGCAG ATTGGTGAGTCTGTGGCCATCTGGTGGAGGCCCAATTTTGAGACAATGATGTATCCATATTGCCCTCCCCACATTACAAAACCCAAG GAGTGCAAGAAGCTTTTCCTCGTCCACTTGTCTGAGAAAGAGTACTTTGCAGTACCGAAGAATCTGAAACTTCTTGCTGTACCATTGTTTGAGCTCTACGATAATGTGCAG AGATATGGGCCAGTCATATCAACCATTCCTCAGCAGCTTTCTAGATTCCAGTTCAACATGATCAGTATATGA
- the LOC108461722 gene encoding remorin-like: MAEEEPKKVETVTPSEQPPPEAPKDVAEEKSVIPPPPSEEKPAESAALQKAAEPTEEKSTESTVDRDTVLARVATEKRISLIKAWEESERSKAENKAHKKLSSIEAWENSKKAALEAELKKIEEKLEKQKAEYVEKMKNKIALIHKEAEEKKAMVEAKRGEDLLKAEEIAAKYRATGTTPNKVLGCF; the protein is encoded by the exons ATGGCAGAGGAAGAACCCAAGAAGGTTGAAACCGTAACCCCCTCGGAGCAACCACCTCCCGAAGCCCCCAAAGACGTTGCGGAGGAAAAATCCGTAATCCCGCCTCCTCCCTCTGAAGAAAAACCTGCTGAGTCCGCCGCACTCCAAA AGGCCGCAGAACCGACTGAGGAAAAGAGCACGGAGAGTACTGTGGACCGAG ATACTGTGCTTGCTAGAGTTGCGACAGAGAAGCGAATATCACTGATCAAAGCTTGGGAAGAGAGTGAAAGAAGCAAAGCTGAAAACAA AGCTCATAAAAAGCTTTCCTCTATCGAGGCATGGGAAAACAGCAAGAAAGCTGCTCTGGAAGCTGAGCTGAAAAAGATTGAG GAAAAACTAGAGAAGCAGAAAGCTGAGTATGTGgagaaaatgaaaaacaaaatagCCTTAATCCACAAGGAAGCAGAAGAGAAGAAAGCTATGGTTGAAGCCAAGCGTGGGGAAGATCTTCTCAAGGCTGAGGAGATAGCTGCCAAGTACCGTGCCACCGGAACTACTCCGAACAAGGTCCTTGGTTGTTTTTGA